The Desulfuromonadales bacterium sequence GTCGTTCCTTCCATCCCGGGGTTCGCCTACGCAAAAAGGATATCGGGCAGTGTTCGGACTAGCTATCAAACGACAACACATTTGAAACAGGGCGTAAAAAAGGGGCCGGAAAAACCGGCCCCCGAAATCATCCCCCGTAGGAGTGCAGCCCCGAAAGAACCAGATTGACCCCCAGGTAGCAGAAAATCGTTGCTGCAAAACCGACGATGGAGAGCCAGGCAGCCTTTTTCCCCACCCACCCCCGGGTGAAGCGTGCATGCAGGAATGCGGCATAGATGAACCAGACGATCAGGCTCCAGGTCTCTTTGGGGTCCCAGCTCCAGTAGGTTCCCCAGGCGTAGTTGGCCCACGCAGCGCCGGTGATGATACCGAGCGACAGCAGGGGAAATCCAATCATGATCGACTTGTAATTGATGTCGTCGAGAATCCGGGTGCTCGGAAACGCCGCAAGGATACCGCCGGCGGGTGAGCCCGATGCGTTCTTTTCCTCCTTGCCGGACTTGATCAGATACATGATCGAGACCCCGCAGGCGACAGCAAATGCGGCATAGCCGAGAAAGCAGGTAATAACGTGATAGGTCAACCAGTTGCTCTGCAGGGCCGGCACCAGAGGCTCAATGGCATCGTTGAGCTGAAGTTGGGCCCAGGCCATGGCGAGAAAAGCAAAAGGAATAACGAAAGCTCCCACCGCGCGCTGTTTGTACTTGAGGTCGATAACGATATAGATGAGCAGGATGGTCCAGGCGAAGAAGACTACCGACTCGTAAAGGTTGGAGAGGGGCGCGCGACCGTCCGCGCCGAGCACCTGGTACGATTCGTACCAACGCAGGCCGATGGCGACCGTCTGCACAAGAAAACCAAGGTAGGCGAGAATCGTCCCCCCCAGCACCACCGCCTTGCTGCGCGTGGAGAGGTAGACGACGAAGAGTACCATCGAGATGAAGTAGCCGATAGTGACAATATTGGACAGTTGCGAACTTAACATGATGTTGTTCTCCCGTCAGGGGCCGCTGAGGGCCTAAA is a genomic window containing:
- the ccsB gene encoding c-type cytochrome biogenesis protein CcsB yields the protein MLSSQLSNIVTIGYFISMVLFVVYLSTRSKAVVLGGTILAYLGFLVQTVAIGLRWYESYQVLGADGRAPLSNLYESVVFFAWTILLIYIVIDLKYKQRAVGAFVIPFAFLAMAWAQLQLNDAIEPLVPALQSNWLTYHVITCFLGYAAFAVACGVSIMYLIKSGKEEKNASGSPAGGILAAFPSTRILDDINYKSIMIGFPLLSLGIITGAAWANYAWGTYWSWDPKETWSLIVWFIYAAFLHARFTRGWVGKKAAWLSIVGFAATIFCYLGVNLVLSGLHSYGG